The following proteins come from a genomic window of Salvia hispanica cultivar TCC Black 2014 chromosome 4, UniMelb_Shisp_WGS_1.0, whole genome shotgun sequence:
- the LOC125223986 gene encoding extensin-2-like, producing MTTRRRGSAAKGGLLPQLLLVALATLATSSLVSADPYVYSSPPPPYVYKSPPPPSPSPPPPYVYKSPPPPSPSPPPPYVYTSPPPPSPSPPPPYVYKSPPPPSPSPPPPYVYKSPPPPSPSPPPPYVYKSPPPPSPSPPPPYVYKSPPPPSPSPPPPYVYKSPPPPSPSPPPPYIYKSPPPPSPSPPPPYVYKSPPPPSPSPPPPYVYKSPPPPSPSPPPPYVYKSPPPPSPSPPPPYVYKSPPPPSPSPPPPYVYKSPPPPSPSPPPPYVYKSPPPPSPSPPPPYVYKSPPPPSPSPPPPYYYKSPPPPSPSPPPPYYYKSPPPPSPSPPPPYYYKSPPPPDPSPPPPYYYKSPPPPSPSPPPPYHYVSPPPPEKSPPPPYYYTSPPPPAPVPHYPPHHHHALVVKVTGKVYCYKCYDWTHPEKSHNKKHLQGAVVEVTCKAGDKEIVAFGKTKNNGKYSIPIEGFEYAKYGAKACKAKLHAPPKHSKCSIATNTHWGEKGAKLRVKSKNHYEVVLYAEPFAYASKTPYGECSKPKPTPAPYYYKSPPPPTPTYVYKSPPPPPYIYKSPPPPVPTYVYKSPPPPPYVYKSPPPPSPSPPPPYIYKSPPPPSPSPPPPYVYTSPPPPSPSPPPPYVYKSPPPPSPSPPPPYVYTSPPPPSPSPPPPYVYKSPPPPSPSPPPPYIYKSPPPPSPSPPPPYVYTSPPPPSPSPPPPYIYKSPPPPSPSPPPPYVYTSPPPPSPSPPPPYIYKSPPPPSPSPPPPYVYKSPPPPSPSPPPPYIYSSPPPPVKSPPPPAYIYASPPPPTHY from the exons ATGACGACTCGCCGCCGCGGCTCAGCCGCCAAGGGTGGGCTTCTGCCACAGCTCCTGCTGGTGGCATTGGCCACCTTGGCTACTTCTAGTTTGGTCTCTGCTGATCCTTATGTGTACTCGTCTCCACCTCCGCCTTATGTTTATAAGTCTCCTCCACCACCGTCTCCGTCTCCACCACCTCCTTATGTGTACAAATCTCCACCACCACCGTCACCGTCTCCACCACCTCCTTATGTTTACACatccccaccaccaccatcaccATCTCCGCCACCACCATATGTTTACAagtctccaccaccaccatcgccatctccaccaccaccttaCGTGTACAAATcacctccaccaccttctcctTCCCCGCCACCGCCATATGTCTACAagtctccaccaccaccatcccCGTCTCCACCACCACCCTACGTCTACAagtcaccaccaccaccttccccatccccaccaccaccatatGTATATAAGTCTCCTCCACCACCATCTCCGTCTCCACCACCCCCCTACATCTACAAATCTCCTCCACCACCTTCCCCATCCCCACCACCTCCATATGTATACAAGTCTCCTCCACCACCATCCCCGTCCCCTCCACCGCCTTACGTATACAagtctccaccaccaccttcTCCGTCTCCACCACCTCCATACGTCTATAAGTCTCCCCCTCCACCTTCTCCGTCCCCACCACCCCCATACGTCTACAagtctccaccaccaccatcccCGTCTCCTCCACCTCCATATGTCTACAagtcaccaccaccaccatcccCATCCCCACCACCACCTTACGTCTACAAatcgccaccaccaccatctcCATCCCCACCACCACCTTACGTCTACAAATCGCCACCACCACCTTCTCCATCCCCTCCACCACCATACTACTACAAATCACCACCACCTCCTTCCCCatccccaccaccaccatacTACTACAAATCCCCACCACCTCCTTCCCCatccccaccaccaccatacTACTACAAGTCTCCTCCACCACCTGATCCCTCACCGCCACCACCATACTACTACAAATCCCCACCACCTCCTTCCCcctcaccaccaccaccctaCCACTACGTCTCGCCACCACCACCGGAGAAATCTCCTCCTCCACCATACTACTACACCTCGCCCCCACCGCCCGCACCGGTTCCTCACTACCCACCGCACCACCACCACGCATTGGTAGTTAAGGTGACCGGAAAAGTATACTGCTACAAGTGCTACGATTGGACTCACCCAGAAAAATCCCATAACAAGAAACACCTCCAAG GTGCTGTGGTGGAAGTGACATGCAAAGCTGGAGATAAAGAAATTGTTGCATTTGGCAAAACAAAGAACAATGGAAAATACAGTATTCCAATTGAAGGGTTTGAATATGCCAAATATGGAGCAAAGGCTTGCAAAGCTAAGCTTCATGCACCACCTAAGCATTCCAAGTGTAGCATTGCTACTAATACTCATTGGGGAGAAAAGGGTGCTAAGCTTAGAGTGAAGTCTAAGAATCACTATGAAGTTGTGTTGTATGCTGAGCCTTTTGCTTATGCCTCCAAGACTCCTTATGGGGAATGTTCCAAGCCTAAGCCAACTCCGGCTCCGTACTACTACAAGTCACCACCACCTCCAACTCCCACTTATGTCTACAAATCCCCACCGCCACCTCCTTATATATACAAGTCTCCACCTCCTCCGGTGCCGACTTATGTTTACAAGTCCCCTCCTCCACCACCGTACGTCTAcaaatcaccaccaccaccatcaccGTCTCCTCCACCTCCATATATCTAcaaatcaccaccaccaccgtcGCCATCACCTCCACCTCCCTATGTCTACACATCACCTCCTCCTCCATCACCATCGCCTCCACCTCCATACGTCTAcaaatcaccaccaccaccgtcGCCATCTCCTCCACCTCCCTATGTCTACACATCACCTCCTCCTCCATCACCATCTCCTCCACCTCCATACGTCTAcaaatcaccaccaccaccgtcACCATCTCCCCCACCTCCATATATCTACAAATCTCCACCTCCTCCATCCCCATCTCCCCCACCTCCATACGTCTACACATCACCTCCTCCTCCATCGCCATCTCCTCCACCTCCATACATCTAcaaatcaccaccaccaccatcgcCATCTCCTCCACCTCCATACGTCTACACATCACCACctcctccatctccatctcctcCACCTCCATACATCTACAAATCACCACCTCCTCCATCACCATCTCCTCCACCTCCATACGTCTACAAGTCACCACCTCCTCCATCCCCATCTCCCCCACCTCCATACATCTACTCATCCCCACCCCCACCCGTGAAGTCACCTCCACCACCGGCATACATCTACGCCTCACCCCCTCCACCAACTCATTACTAA
- the LOC125221900 gene encoding extensin-2-like: MASHSGGGRGLVAKLPQFVVAALAILATSSIVSADPYIYSSPPPPYEYKSPPPPSPSPPPPYVYKSPPPPSPSPPPPYVYKSPPPPEPSPPPPYVYKSPPPPSPSPPPPYLYKSPPPPSPSPPPPYVYKSPPPPSPSPPPPYVYKSPPPPSPSPPPPYVYKSPPPPSPSPPPPYYYKSPPPPSPSPPPPYYYKSPPPPSPSPPPPYYYKSPPPPSPSPPHHPYYYKSPPPPSPSPPPPYYYKSPPPPSPSPPHHPYYYKSPPPPSPSPPPPYYYKSPPPPSPSPPHHPYYYKSPPPPSPSPPPPYYYKSPPPPSPSPPHHPYYYKSPPPPSPSPPPPYYYKSPPPPSPSPYYYTSPPPPAPVPYYPPHHHSFVVKVTGKVYCYRCYDSEHPEKSHAKKHLKGAVVEVTCKAGEKEVVAFGKTKINGKYSIPIEGFEYAKYGAKACKAKLHAPPKDSKCSIPTDLNWGIKGAKLKVKSKNHYEVVLYAKPFAYGSKAPYEKCHKPKPSPVPAPYYYKSPPPPSPAYIYKSPPPPPYVYKSPPPPSTPAYVYKSPPPPPYVYKSPPPPSPVYVYKSPPPPPYIYKSPPPPSPVYVYKSPPPPPYVYKSPPPPTPVYFYKSPPPPSPVYVYKSPPPPPYVYKSPPPPTPVYLYKSPPPPSPVYVYKSPPPPPYVYKSPPPPTPVYLYKSPPPPPYIYKSPPPPPHHPYYYKSPPPPSPSPPHHPYYYKSPPPPSPSPPHHPYYYKSPPPPSPSPPPPYYYKSPPPPSPSPPHHPYYYKSPPPPSPSPPHHPYYYKSPPPPSPSPPPPYYYKSPPPPSPSPPPPYYYKSPPPPSPSPPHHPYYYKSPPPPSPSPPPPYYYKSPPPPSPSPPPPYYYKSPPPPSPSPPHHPYYYKSPPPPSPSPPPPYYYKSPPPPSPSPPPPYYYKSPPPPSPSPPHHPYYYKSPPPPSPSPPPPYYYKSPPPPSPASTRIHLRISTSSHSLLSYENFAVLNPKDEKIITSQFPVSRASGLFNKVRYMLENFIKFVLDQFASVSLAVLFHIVLLMQSQIK, translated from the exons ATGGCATCTCACAGCGGCGGTGGCCGCGGCCTCGTGGCAAAGCTGCCACAGTTCGTTGTGGCGGCATTGGCCATTCTTGCAACTTCGAGTATAGTTTCAGCTGACCCTTACATATATTCTTCACCACCGCCACCATACGAGTACAAGTCACCACCACCTCCTTCTCCGTCCCCGCCACCACCCTATGTTTACAAGTCTCCACCACCGCCATCTCCTTCCCCGCCGCCACCATATGTGTATAAATCTCCTCCACCACCAGAGCCATCTCCACCACCACCGTACGTGTACAAGTCACCTCCTCCACCCTCTCCttccccaccaccaccatatttgtataaatctcCGCCACCACCATCCCCATCTCCACCACCACCGTACGTGTACAAATcacctccaccaccttctcctTCCCCTCCTCCGCCATATGTGTACAagtcaccaccaccaccttctcCTTCCCCTCCTCCACCATACGTGTACAagtcaccaccaccaccttctcCATCTCCACCACCGCCATACTACTACAAGTctcctccaccaccttctcccTCACCGCCACCACCATACTACTACAAGTctcctccaccaccttctccctcaccaccaccaccatacTACTACAAGTCTCCACCACCTCCATCGCCATCTCCTCCACACCATCCCTACTATTACAAGTCACCGCCTCCTCCATCTCCATCACCCCCACCACCATACTACTACAAGTCACCGCCTCCTCCATCTCCTTCTCCTCCACACCATCCTTACTACTACAAATCCcctccaccaccttctcccTCACCGCCACCACCATACTACTACAAGTCTCCACCACCTCCATCACCATCTCCTCCACACCATCCCTACTACTACAAGTCACCGCCTCCTCCATCTCCATCACCCCCACCACCATACTACTACAAGTCACCACCTCCTCCATCACCTTCTCCTCCACACCATCCCTACTACTACAAGTCTCCACCTCCTCCATCTCCCTCACCGCCACCACCATACTACTACAAATCTCCTCCACCTCCCTCGCCATCACCATACTACTACACTTCTCCTCCACCACCGGCGCCAGTCCCTTACTACCCACCGCACCACCACTCATTCGTAGTCAAGGTGACCGGAAAAGTGTACTGCTACCGGTGCTACGATTCCGAACACCCAGAGAAATCTCATGCCAAGAAACATCTCAAAG GTGCCGTAGTGGAAGTAACATGCAAAGCAGGTGAGAAAGAAGTTGTTGCATTTggcaaaacaaaaatcaatggAAAATACAGCATTCCAATTGAAGGATTTGAATATGCTAAATATGGAGCAAAGGCTTGCAAAGCAAAACTTCATGCACCACCTAAGGATTCTAAGTGTAGCATTCCAACTGACCTTAACTGGGGAATCAAGGGTGCTAAACTTAAAGTGAAGTCCAAGAATCACTATGAAGTTGTCTTGTATGCTAAGCCATTCGCTTATGGTTCCAAAGCCCCTTACGAGAAATGCCACAAACCTAAGCCCAGCCCCGTCCCAGCACCGTACTACTACAagtctccaccaccaccatcgcCGGCTTACATTTATAAATCCCCACCGCCTCCTCCTTACGTGTACAAGTCCCCTCCACCTCCATCGACACCGGCTTACGTATACAAATCCCCACCGCCACCTCCTTACGTGTACAAGTCCCCTCCACCCCCATCGCCAGTTTACGTATACAAGTCCCCTCCACCACCTCCTTACATCTACAAGTCCCCTCCACCCCCATCGCCGGTTTATGTATACAAGtctcctccaccacctcccTATGTGTACAAGTCTCCGCCCCCTCCAACACCAGTTTATTTTTACAAGTCCCCTCCACCCCCGTCGCCGGTTTACGTATACAAGTCTCCTCCACCCCCTCCTTACGTATACAAGTCGCCACCCCCTCCAACACCCGTTTACCTTTACAAGTCCCCTCCACCTCCATCGCCGGTTTACGTATACAAATCTCCCCCTCCACCGCCTTACGTATACAAGTCTCCACCACCTCCAACACCAGTTTACCTCTACAAGTCCCCTCCACCCCCTCCATACATTTATAAAtcaccaccacctcctccaCACCATCCCTACTACTACAAGTCTCCACCACCTCCATCACCATCTCCTCCACACCATCCCTACTACTACAAGTCACCGCCTCCTCCGTCGCCATCTCCTCCACACCATCCCTACTACTACAAGTCACCGCCTCCTCCATCTCCATCACCACCGCCACCATACTACTACAAGTCACCACCTCCTCCGTCACCATCTCCTCCACACCATCCGTACTACTACAAGTCACCACCTCCTCCATCACCATCTCCTCCACACCATCCCTACTACTACAAGTCACCACCTCCTCCATCtccatcaccaccaccaccatactactacaaatcaccaccaccaccgtcTCCATCGCCACCACCTCCCTACTATTACAAGTCTCCACCGCCTCCATCGCCTTCTCCTCCACACCATCCATACTACTACAAGTCACCACCCCCTCCATCtccatcaccaccaccaccatacTACTACAAATCACCTCCGCCACCGtcaccatcaccaccaccaccttaCTACTACAAGTCTCCACCACCTCCATCGCCATCTCCTCCACACCACCCCTACTACTACAAGTCACCACCTCCTCCATCtccatcaccaccaccaccatactactacaaatcacctccaccaccatcaccatcaccaccacctcctTACTACTACAAGTCTCCTCCACCACCATCGCCATCTCCTCCACACCATCCCTACTACTACAAGTCACCTCCTCCTCCCTCACCATCTCCCCCACCCCCTTACTACTACAAATCTCCCCCACCACCATCGCCCGCCTCCACCCGTATACATCTACGCATCTCCACCTCCTCCCACTCATTATTAAGCTATGAGAACTTTGCAGtattaaatccaaaagatgagaaaataattacttcACAGTTTCCGGTTTCAAGAGCTAGTGGGTTATTCAATAAGGTCCGATACATGTTAGAAAACTTCATCAAATTCGTGTTGGACCAGTTTGCGTCTGTGTCTTTGGCTGTTCTATTCCACATTGTCTTGTTGATGCAATCTCAAATCAAGTGA